A region of Astatotilapia calliptera unplaced genomic scaffold, fAstCal1.2 U_scaffold_12, whole genome shotgun sequence DNA encodes the following proteins:
- the LOC113017403 gene encoding LOW QUALITY PROTEIN: complement C1q tumor necrosis factor-related protein 3-like (The sequence of the model RefSeq protein was modified relative to this genomic sequence to represent the inferred CDS: substituted 1 base at 1 genomic stop codon) → MQDHGLMSRDRVVSTKTGLRKCVKNKKQXKVVFSASLVEQGGGPYTGPFNTETTLIFKRVVTNIGNAYNPYTGIFTAPVRGVYNFELTLHGHGDIAYPTAARLFMNKELIFTAWEHQTTHSPSASNGGSLLLDAQDQVYVRLWAGARIFDDDNHHTSFRGHLLFSM, encoded by the exons ATGCAGGACCACGGTCTGATGTCACGGGACCGAGTGGTCAGTACCAAAACTGGACTGAG AAAATGTGTCAAGAACAAAAAGCAGTGAAAG GTGGTGTTCTCAGCCTCTCTGGTGGAGCAAGGTGGTGGACCTTATACTGGACCATTTAACACAGAGACTACTCTGATCTTCAAACGCGTTGTCACAAACATTGGAAATGCCTACAACCCCTACACAG GTATTTTCACTGCACCAGTCAGAGGAGTCTACAACTTTGAGTTGACCCTGCATGGACACGGAGACATTGCATATCCTACAGCTGCTAGGTTGTTCATGAATAAAGAGCTCATTTTTACGGCATGGGAACATCAGACAACACATTCTCCAAGTGCCTCTAATGGTGGCTCACTGCTTCTAGATGCTCAAGATCAGGTGTATGTGCGCCTCTGGGCTGGTGCAAGGATATTTGATGATGACAATCATCATACCAGCTTCAGAGGTCATCTGCTTTTCTCCATGTGA
- the LOC113017404 gene encoding uncharacterized protein LOC113017404, producing MLSEDECKEAISLMKHSADEDTVKKKMKLTFVYRHMVLDPLLSSNILSVFPRFKDIKGLIEQDFVLMFGEDVSGRLLERWPTTFKRKIIQQGRKLPSTSDLEELLLAADSPEDATEVNADIGWDSDLAAILLLLHLIPPSGQGRKRPGKVSASQAERHLVVFKKTGTNIQEHLDAITTSTQPYLLAVGVKKHDIHQFFIILDKNAIPCKSTSSLGAFDELFKAHFVFGTSYNTMLHNMYTFIQTTVYNIDVGKIKESPRVAEIRTRLLR from the exons ATGCTGAGTGAGGATGAGTGCAAGGAAGCAATCTCTCTGATGAAACATTCAGCTGATGAAGACACAgtcaagaagaagatgaagttgACATTTGTTTATCGACACATGGTCCTTGACCCCCTGCTGTCAAGCAACATACTGTCTGTGTTTCCACGTTTCAAAGATATCAAAGGCTTG ATCGAACAGGATTTTGTACTGATGTTTGGTGAGGATGTATCAGGCAGGTTGCTGGAGAGGTGGCCAACAACATTCAAAAGAAAGATTATCCAACAAGGCAGGAAGCTTCCTTCTACCAGTGACCTGGAAGAACTCTTGCTGGCAGCTGACTCTCCTGAGGATGCCACTGAAGTTAATGCTGACATTG gcTGGGACAGTGACCTCGCAGCGATTCTATTGCTATTACATCTGATTCCACCATCTGGTCAGGGTCGGAAGAGACCAGGAAAGGTGTCAGCTTCTCAAGCAGAAAGGCATCTTGTGGTCTTCAAGaag ACTGGAACAAATATCCAAGAACACCTTGATGCCATCACTACCAGCACTCAACCCTACCTCCTGGCTGTTGGGGTGAAAAAGCATGACATCCACCAGTTCTTCATTATTCTTGACAAGAATGCCATACCATGCAAGTCTACCTCTTCACTTGGTGCTTTTGATGAACTGtttaaagcacattttgtgTTTGGCACATCTTACAACACCATGCTTCACAACATGTACACGTTCATCCAAACCACTGTGTACAATATAGATGTTGGCAAAATCAAAGAAAGTCCCAGAGTTGCTGAAATACGGACAAGGTTGCTTCGTTAG